In the Candidatus Rhodoblastus alkanivorans genome, one interval contains:
- a CDS encoding formate dehydrogenase beta subunit: MSTKIYVPRDAAALSVGANAVVDAIQREAKARGEAVEIVRNGSRGMFWLEPLVEVETAQGRVGYGPVKARDVASLFDAGALTGGDHALRVGLIEDLDWMKRQQRLTFARIGVIDPFSLADYCAHGGLEGLKKALTLAPAEVVEQVRLSGLRGRGGAGFPAGIKWKTVHDAQADRKYVVCNADEGDSGTFADRMVFEGDPFMLIEGMAIAAYAVGATKGFIYLRSEYPHAANAMESAIHLARQAGWIGKDAFGREKPFDLELRIGAGAYICGEETSLLESLEGKRGLVRAKPPLPAISGLFGKPTLINNVLTLAAVPYILAEGGKAYGDYGMGRSRGTLPIQLAGNVLRGGLIERAFGVTLREIIEDFGGGTASGRPIRAVQVGGPLGAYLSEKELDLPLDYETLAANRALLGHGGVVVFDDSVDMAKMARFAFHFCAKESCGKCTPCRIGAVRGEEMMTKIIAGRDVEANIALVRDLCEVMTDGSLCAHGGLTPMPVLSAIDRFPEDFVPAERKTAAE; the protein is encoded by the coding sequence ATGAGCACGAAAATCTATGTTCCCCGCGACGCCGCGGCCCTTTCGGTCGGCGCCAACGCCGTGGTCGACGCCATCCAGCGCGAAGCCAAAGCGCGCGGCGAGGCGGTCGAGATCGTCCGCAACGGCTCGCGCGGCATGTTCTGGCTGGAGCCCCTGGTCGAGGTCGAGACCGCGCAGGGCCGCGTCGGCTATGGCCCGGTCAAGGCGCGCGACGTCGCCTCGCTGTTCGACGCCGGAGCCTTGACGGGCGGCGACCACGCCCTGCGCGTCGGACTGATCGAGGATCTCGACTGGATGAAGCGCCAGCAGCGCCTCACCTTCGCGCGCATCGGCGTGATCGATCCTTTTTCTCTCGCCGATTATTGCGCCCATGGCGGGCTTGAGGGGTTGAAAAAGGCGCTGACCCTGGCGCCGGCGGAAGTCGTCGAACAGGTGCGCCTCTCGGGCCTGCGCGGACGCGGCGGCGCCGGCTTCCCGGCGGGCATCAAGTGGAAGACCGTCCACGACGCGCAAGCCGACCGCAAATATGTCGTCTGCAACGCGGATGAAGGCGACAGCGGCACTTTCGCCGACCGCATGGTCTTCGAGGGCGACCCCTTCATGCTCATCGAGGGCATGGCCATCGCCGCCTATGCGGTGGGCGCGACCAAGGGTTTTATCTATCTGCGTTCGGAATATCCCCACGCGGCCAATGCGATGGAGAGCGCGATCCACCTTGCCCGACAGGCCGGCTGGATCGGCAAGGACGCTTTCGGACGCGAAAAACCGTTCGATCTCGAACTGCGCATCGGCGCCGGCGCCTATATCTGCGGCGAGGAGACCTCGCTGCTTGAAAGTCTCGAAGGCAAGCGCGGCCTGGTGCGGGCAAAGCCGCCTCTGCCGGCGATTTCCGGCCTGTTCGGCAAGCCGACGCTCATCAACAATGTTCTGACGCTCGCCGCCGTGCCCTATATCCTCGCCGAGGGCGGAAAGGCCTATGGGGATTACGGCATGGGACGCTCGCGCGGAACCCTGCCCATCCAGCTCGCCGGCAATGTTTTACGCGGCGGCCTGATCGAACGCGCCTTCGGCGTCACCTTGCGCGAGATCATCGAGGATTTCGGCGGCGGCACGGCGAGCGGGCGCCCGATCCGCGCCGTTCAGGTCGGCGGCCCGCTCGGCGCCTATCTCAGCGAAAAAGAACTCGACCTGCCGCTGGATTATGAAACGCTCGCCGCCAACCGCGCTCTGCTTGGGCATGGCGGCGTTGTGGTGTTCGACGACAGTGTCGACATGGCGAAAATGGCGCGTTTCGCGTTCCATTTCTGCGCCAAGGAAAGCTGCGGCAAATGCACCCCCTGCCGCATCGGCGCGGTGCGCGGCGAAGAAATGATGACAAAGATCATCGCCGGCCGCGACGTCGAAGCCAATATCGCCCTTGTTCGCGATCTCTGCGAGGTCATGACCGACGGTTCGCTGTGCGCCCATGGCGGTCTGACCCCGATGCCCGTCTTGTCCGCGATCGACCGCTTCCCGGAGGACTTCGTCCCCGCCGAGCGCAAGACCGCCGCCGAATAG
- a CDS encoding NAD(P)H-dependent oxidoreductase subunit E — translation MSVHVAWDENLARELIHERSGMEGAMLPILHALQNKFGYVDARAVAIIANSLNVSRAEVFGTISFYHDFKRQPPMGGTIKLCRAEACQARGAEELAAHLETTHGAKIDGGYHKGVSVETAYCLGNCALGPNALHDGEIYGALDPQSLDELYAAVARAAGARQ, via the coding sequence ATGTCTGTTCACGTCGCCTGGGACGAGAACCTCGCCCGTGAGCTGATCCACGAGCGTTCGGGGATGGAAGGGGCAATGCTGCCGATCCTCCATGCCTTGCAGAACAAGTTCGGCTATGTGGACGCCCGCGCTGTCGCTATCATCGCCAATTCCTTGAATGTTTCGCGCGCGGAAGTGTTCGGGACGATTTCCTTCTACCACGATTTCAAGCGTCAGCCGCCGATGGGCGGAACGATCAAGCTGTGCCGCGCCGAAGCCTGCCAGGCGCGCGGCGCCGAAGAACTGGCCGCCCATCTCGAAACGACTCACGGCGCCAAGATCGACGGTGGCTATCACAAAGGCGTTAGCGTCGAGACCGCTTATTGCCTCGGCAATTGCGCGCTCGGCCCCAACGCCCTGCATGACGGCGAAATCTACGGCGCGCTAGACCCGCAAAGCCTCGACGAACTCTATGCGGCGGTCGCGCGCGCGGCGGGAGCGCGGCAATGA